One genomic window of Desulfuromonas sp. includes the following:
- the fliN gene encoding flagellar motor switch protein FliN yields METTELTPKQVPDEAPKEQKEAQNIEFLLDIPLQVSVEAGRTRILVKDLLQMQEGHVIELDKLAGEPLDLYVNSRLIARGEAVLINEKFGIRLTDVVSPSERIENLG; encoded by the coding sequence ATGGAAACCACTGAACTGACCCCGAAGCAGGTCCCCGATGAGGCCCCCAAGGAGCAGAAGGAGGCACAGAACATCGAGTTTCTGCTCGACATTCCCCTGCAGGTCTCGGTCGAGGCCGGCCGCACCAGGATCCTGGTCAAGGACCTGCTGCAGATGCAGGAGGGCCATGTCATCGAGCTCGACAAGCTGGCGGGCGAACCCCTCGACCTGTACGTCAATTCCCGGCTCATCGCCCGGGGCGAGGCGGTGCTGATCAACGAGAAGTTCGGCATCCGCCTGACCGACGTGGTCAGCCCCTCGGAACGCATCGAGAACCTGGGATAG
- the fliP gene encoding flagellar type III secretion system pore protein FliP (The bacterial flagellar biogenesis protein FliP forms a type III secretion system (T3SS)-type pore required for flagellar assembly.) produces the protein MRALILLAAGLLLLPGLAGAAGLPTITLGIGEANGPEEVSTAVQILFVLTVLSVAPAILLMTTAFTRIVIVLSFVRQAMGTQQMPPNQIIVGLALFLTFFIMAPVWSQVNETALQPFLEKEIGQEVALENALGPIREFMFAQTKEQDLGLLMNVAGLEQPEDRDDVPTMTLIPSFMLSELKRAFQMGFLVYIPFLVIDMVVASVLMAMGMMMLPPPIISLPFKLLLFVLVDGWDLVVGSLVQSFY, from the coding sequence ATGAGGGCCCTGATCCTTCTGGCCGCGGGCCTGCTCCTGCTGCCCGGCCTGGCGGGGGCCGCGGGGCTGCCGACCATCACCCTCGGCATCGGCGAGGCCAACGGGCCCGAAGAGGTCTCCACGGCCGTTCAGATCCTCTTCGTCCTCACCGTCCTCTCGGTCGCCCCGGCGATCCTCCTGATGACCACCGCCTTCACCCGCATCGTCATCGTCCTCTCCTTCGTCCGCCAGGCCATGGGGACCCAGCAGATGCCCCCCAACCAGATCATCGTCGGGCTGGCCCTGTTCCTGACCTTCTTCATCATGGCCCCGGTCTGGAGCCAGGTCAACGAGACCGCCCTGCAGCCCTTCCTGGAGAAGGAAATCGGCCAGGAGGTGGCCCTGGAGAATGCCCTGGGGCCGATCCGCGAGTTCATGTTCGCCCAGACCAAGGAGCAGGACCTGGGGCTGCTGATGAACGTGGCGGGCCTGGAGCAGCCCGAGGACCGGGACGACGTGCCGACCATGACCCTCATCCCCTCCTTTATGCTCTCCGAGCTGAAGCGGGCTTTCCAGATGGGGTTCCTCGTCTACATCCCCTTTCTGGTGATCGACATGGTGGTGGCCTCTGTGCTCATGGCCATGGGCATGATGATGCTCCCGCCGCCGATCATCTCCCTTCCCTTCAAGCTGCTCCTCTTCGTCCTGGTGGACGGCTGGGACCTGGTGGTCGGGTCCCTGGTGCAGAGTTTTTACTAG
- the flhB gene encoding flagellar biosynthesis protein FlhB: MSEETGQERTEQATAKRRQDFRKKGQVAQSREVNTAVLMSCSLLLWFFYAPMFWRNLQGLIVVLMERIGTFEVTPLSVIDLFMFIAGKVGLLLVPLLMMVMLVGFLSSVSQVVFLFTTKPLEPELGKLNPIKGAARLFSKRSLVELVKSLAKVLLIGVVAYRTVSAEFEQGLYLIDMEPSETVNYLGRVSLLVLAKSSGILILLAFFDFLFVRYELEQKMKMTKQEQKEEFKETEGDPMLKSRIRSLQTEMARKRMMAEVPTADVVVTNPTHLSVALSYRRGEMDAPQVVAKGADAVAMRIREIAGENGVPLVENKPVARALYKMELGQAVPDELFQAVAEILAHVYSLKGIKG; this comes from the coding sequence ATGTCCGAGGAAACAGGGCAGGAACGCACAGAACAAGCGACAGCGAAACGCCGCCAGGACTTTCGCAAGAAGGGCCAGGTCGCCCAGAGCCGCGAGGTCAATACCGCGGTGCTGATGTCCTGCAGCCTGCTGCTGTGGTTCTTCTACGCCCCGATGTTCTGGCGCAACCTGCAGGGGCTGATCGTTGTTCTGATGGAGCGGATCGGGACCTTCGAGGTCACCCCCCTGTCGGTGATCGACCTGTTCATGTTCATCGCCGGCAAGGTCGGCCTGCTCCTCGTCCCGCTGCTGATGATGGTGATGCTGGTCGGATTTTTGTCCAGCGTCTCCCAGGTCGTGTTCCTCTTCACCACCAAGCCGCTCGAGCCCGAACTGGGCAAGCTCAACCCGATCAAGGGGGCGGCGCGGCTCTTTTCCAAACGCTCCCTGGTGGAGCTGGTCAAGTCCCTGGCCAAGGTCCTGCTCATCGGGGTGGTGGCCTATCGGACGGTGAGCGCCGAATTCGAGCAGGGGCTCTACCTGATCGACATGGAGCCCTCCGAGACCGTGAACTACCTGGGCCGGGTGTCGCTGCTGGTCCTCGCCAAGAGCAGCGGCATCCTGATTCTTCTTGCGTTTTTCGATTTTTTGTTCGTTCGCTATGAGTTGGAACAGAAAATGAAGATGACCAAGCAGGAGCAGAAAGAGGAGTTCAAGGAAACCGAGGGGGATCCCATGCTCAAGTCGCGCATCCGCTCCCTTCAGACCGAGATGGCCCGCAAGCGGATGATGGCCGAGGTGCCTACGGCCGACGTGGTGGTCACCAATCCGACCCACCTCTCGGTGGCCCTCTCCTACCGGAGGGGCGAGATGGACGCTCCGCAGGTGGTGGCCAAGGGGGCCGACGCGGTGGCCATGCGCATCCGGGAGATCGCCGGGGAGAACGGCGTTCCCCTGGTGGAGAACAAGCCGGTGGCGCGGGCCCTGTACAAGATGGAGCTCGGCCAGGCCGTGCCGGACGAACTTTTCCAGGCGGTAGCCGAAATTTTGGCACACGTCTACAGCCTCAAAGGGATTAAGGGATGA
- the fliQ gene encoding flagellar biosynthesis protein FliQ produces MTPEFVVDIGRKAVEMVLLLAAPMLLSAVVIGLMVSIFQAATQINEQTMTFIPKIVAVLVSLILFAPWMIQKMLAFTHGILENMVSLGG; encoded by the coding sequence ATGACCCCGGAATTCGTTGTCGATATCGGCCGCAAGGCAGTGGAGATGGTTCTGCTCCTGGCGGCCCCGATGCTTCTGTCCGCCGTCGTGATCGGCCTGATGGTCAGCATCTTCCAGGCCGCCACCCAGATCAACGAGCAGACCATGACCTTCATCCCCAAGATCGTGGCGGTGCTGGTCTCGCTGATCCTCTTCGCCCCCTGGATGATCCAGAAGATGCTGGCATTCACCCACGGCATCCTCGAAAACATGGTTTCCCTGGGCGGCTGA
- the flhF gene encoding flagellar biosynthesis protein FlhF gives MKSALRQVKETLGAEALILSTRSVRRGGMGRLGKPRLEVTAAVEAPPAEAQHLVRSAGASAPPPRRAPIEEDISYADIWKNRRVIDPLEEEVEGLKGHLSSLNIEELRGEIRDLKKMFETASVPGAGARTDVPRSALEGAASRKGWVATLADILSAYGLEGEVEEAMVRIAMGKLTTRQKENPQVLKAFARQAIAHLVKVSGPLAFEGRGPRTVALVGPTGVGKTTTVAKLAADHLLRQGRRVALVTIDIYRIAAAEQLKVYGEIMDLPVDVAISPEQFRQQLAKHRDKELILVDTAGRSPKDGLGLEEMAAFLGEESGVENHLVLAANTREREISSAVQSFGRLPISSLLFTKLDECETLGALLNVQQKFPYPLSYVTNGQRVPEDLLLAEPKGIANLIMGTH, from the coding sequence ATGAAAAGCGCTCTGCGCCAGGTCAAGGAGACCCTGGGAGCCGAGGCGCTGATCCTCTCCACACGCAGCGTGCGCCGCGGGGGGATGGGGAGGCTGGGCAAGCCCCGCCTGGAGGTGACCGCCGCCGTGGAGGCCCCGCCCGCCGAGGCGCAGCACCTGGTCCGTTCCGCCGGGGCTTCGGCCCCCCCTCCGCGCCGCGCCCCGATCGAGGAGGACATCTCCTACGCCGACATCTGGAAGAATCGCCGGGTCATCGATCCTCTCGAGGAGGAAGTGGAGGGGCTCAAGGGCCACCTCTCCTCCCTGAACATCGAGGAGTTGCGCGGCGAGATCCGCGATCTGAAAAAGATGTTCGAAACGGCCTCCGTCCCGGGCGCCGGAGCGCGAACCGACGTTCCCCGCAGCGCCCTGGAGGGCGCCGCCTCCAGGAAGGGGTGGGTCGCCACCCTGGCCGACATCCTGTCCGCGTACGGCCTGGAGGGAGAGGTGGAGGAGGCCATGGTCCGCATCGCCATGGGCAAGCTGACCACCCGCCAGAAAGAAAATCCCCAGGTCCTCAAGGCCTTCGCCCGGCAGGCCATCGCCCACCTGGTCAAGGTCAGCGGGCCCCTCGCTTTCGAGGGCCGCGGGCCCCGCACCGTCGCCCTGGTCGGTCCCACCGGGGTCGGCAAGACGACTACCGTCGCCAAGCTCGCCGCAGACCACCTGCTGCGCCAGGGGCGCAGGGTGGCCCTGGTGACCATCGACATCTACCGCATTGCCGCCGCCGAGCAGCTCAAGGTCTACGGCGAGATCATGGACCTGCCGGTCGATGTGGCCATCTCCCCGGAGCAGTTCCGCCAGCAGCTCGCCAAGCACCGGGACAAGGAACTGATCCTCGTCGATACGGCGGGGCGCAGTCCCAAGGACGGCCTCGGCCTGGAGGAGATGGCGGCCTTTCTCGGAGAGGAGAGCGGCGTCGAGAACCACCTGGTGCTCGCGGCCAACACCCGGGAGCGGGAGATCTCCAGCGCGGTGCAAAGCTTCGGCCGCCTGCCCATCAGCAGCCTCCTCTTCACCAAACTCGACGAATGCGAAACCCTGGGCGCACTGCTCAATGTCCAGCAGAAATTCCCTTATCCTCTTTCCTACGTCACCAACGGCCAGCGGGTTCCCGAAGACTTGCTGCTGGCCGAGCCGAAGGGGATTGCCAATTTGATCATGGGAACGCACTGA
- a CDS encoding flagellar biosynthetic protein FliO has product MGRIFLLAALAFPLPAQAAAEGGDLFSSSLKLIAALGVVLGIILILYWVGRRGVGFLPSAKGGIIKVVEMRPLGAKRSLCLVEVRGEEFLLGLGGDRVELLSPLGERSSKSFDEALQARMEEGR; this is encoded by the coding sequence ATGGGACGGATCTTCCTGCTGGCCGCTCTGGCTTTTCCCCTCCCCGCCCAGGCCGCCGCCGAGGGCGGCGACCTGTTCTCCTCGAGCCTGAAGCTGATCGCCGCCCTCGGGGTGGTGCTCGGCATCATTCTCATCCTGTACTGGGTCGGGCGCCGCGGGGTCGGCTTTCTGCCCTCGGCCAAGGGGGGCATTATCAAGGTGGTGGAGATGCGCCCCCTGGGGGCCAAGAGGTCCCTGTGCCTGGTCGAGGTGCGCGGCGAGGAATTCCTGCTGGGGCTCGGCGGCGACCGGGTCGAGCTCCTCTCGCCCCTCGGGGAGCGCTCCTCGAAGTCTTTCGACGAAGCCCTGCAGGCCCGGATGGAGGAAGGCCGATGA
- a CDS encoding flagellar hook basal-body protein — translation MSSGVYGVLSGAKARMQMLDTISDNLSNAQTVGFKKGQAVFEARLEAARSGLAARGVDYARIEEGFTDFTQGALSRTNVPLHLAIDGEGFFKVQDAGGSVFYTRQGNLRLDTGGGLLTADGLQMLDDEGRPIALPRPDVEIDEEGNVFLDDGEMKKIPLYTFDDLSILKRQGGGMFVADPAAVEQRVAEPRIYRGQLEDANINLMQEMGQMVDSMRVFEACQKMLKTYHDLAGKANELGIVA, via the coding sequence ATGAGTTCAGGCGTTTACGGGGTCCTCTCCGGAGCCAAGGCCCGGATGCAGATGCTGGACACCATCAGCGACAACCTGAGCAATGCCCAGACTGTCGGTTTCAAGAAGGGGCAGGCGGTGTTCGAGGCCCGGCTCGAGGCGGCCCGCAGCGGTCTCGCGGCCAGGGGGGTCGATTACGCCCGGATCGAGGAGGGGTTCACCGACTTCACCCAGGGCGCCCTTTCCCGAACCAACGTGCCCCTGCACCTGGCCATCGACGGGGAGGGCTTTTTCAAGGTCCAGGACGCCGGCGGCAGCGTCTTCTACACCCGCCAGGGCAACCTGCGCCTCGACACCGGGGGCGGCCTCCTCACCGCCGACGGTCTCCAGATGCTCGACGACGAGGGCCGCCCGATCGCCCTTCCCCGGCCCGACGTGGAGATCGACGAGGAGGGCAACGTCTTCCTCGACGACGGGGAGATGAAGAAGATCCCCCTTTATACCTTTGACGATCTTTCGATCCTGAAGCGCCAGGGCGGGGGTATGTTCGTCGCCGACCCCGCCGCCGTGGAGCAGCGGGTCGCCGAACCCCGCATCTACCGGGGCCAGCTGGAAGACGCCAACATCAACCTGATGCAGGAGATGGGGCAGATGGTCGATTCGATGCGGGTCTTCGAGGCCTGCCAGAAAATGCTCAAAACCTACCACGACCTGGCCGGCAAGGCCAACGAACTGGGAATCGTCGCCTAG
- the fliM gene encoding flagellar motor switch protein FliM has protein sequence MERILSQEEIAELLAAVQQGDIETEPEPSAQDGERKVKPFDLTKTAGSGRVPIPNVDILFDVFGRNYGVTLTNRLQRSAGIKLGGLESTEFESFTKSLAEGAAIGILRLDPFKSGGLIILDSSLSFSLIEMILGGRPEGRGGIPGRPMTTIEMHLIQGLLGGACGDLQKAFRPLENLSASLVKVENNPRLSNVVSPDTPVMVARYEVAIDKMVGEMSLVLPYVVIEPLRDKMRDGLLSLPSREGESWTNRIGSELFEVEAQVSVQLDEIVLKVRDILNFQEGDIIALDRGPDDPVQVQVEGKPKFQAMAGIYKGKKAVRIGRKLAQGANDGNH, from the coding sequence TTGGAACGCATACTGAGCCAAGAAGAGATCGCCGAACTGCTGGCCGCCGTGCAGCAGGGCGATATCGAGACCGAACCCGAGCCCTCGGCGCAGGATGGCGAGCGGAAGGTCAAGCCCTTTGACCTGACCAAGACCGCCGGCTCGGGACGGGTTCCGATCCCCAACGTCGATATCCTGTTCGACGTCTTCGGCCGCAACTACGGGGTGACCCTTACCAACCGCCTGCAGCGTTCGGCGGGGATCAAGCTCGGCGGGCTCGAGTCCACCGAGTTCGAGTCCTTCACCAAGTCCCTGGCCGAGGGGGCCGCCATCGGCATCCTGCGCCTCGATCCCTTCAAGAGCGGCGGTTTGATCATTCTCGACAGCAGCCTCTCCTTCTCCCTGATCGAAATGATTCTCGGCGGTCGGCCCGAGGGCCGCGGGGGAATTCCGGGGCGCCCCATGACCACCATCGAGATGCACCTCATCCAGGGGCTGCTCGGAGGCGCTTGCGGCGACCTGCAAAAGGCCTTCCGCCCCCTCGAAAACCTCAGTGCCTCCCTGGTCAAGGTGGAGAACAACCCGCGCCTGAGCAACGTGGTCTCTCCCGACACCCCGGTGATGGTGGCCCGCTACGAAGTCGCGATCGACAAAATGGTCGGAGAGATGAGCCTCGTCCTGCCCTACGTGGTGATCGAGCCTCTGCGCGACAAGATGCGCGACGGCCTCCTCTCTCTGCCCTCCCGCGAGGGAGAGAGCTGGACGAACCGGATCGGCAGCGAGCTTTTCGAGGTCGAGGCCCAGGTCTCGGTGCAGCTCGACGAGATCGTGCTCAAGGTGAGGGATATCCTCAATTTCCAGGAAGGCGACATCATCGCCCTGGACCGCGGCCCCGACGACCCGGTGCAGGTGCAGGTGGAGGGAAAACCGAAATTCCAGGCCATGGCCGGAATCTACAAGGGCAAAAAGGCCGTGCGCATCGGCCGCAAGCTTGCCCAGGGAGCAAACGATGGAAACCACTGA
- a CDS encoding FliA/WhiG family RNA polymerase sigma factor yields MYSATAYPQPTASDQERLIMDHLPLVQFLVDRMTTQVPSFMTRDDITSAASMGLMDAARRFDPSKGILFKTFAERRIRGAIFDEVRKMDWFSRSMRDKQGQLMSTLEDLENRLGRSPAEDEIAEAMGLELEDYQQLLGEVSHLGCVSLNETMDQNGEDGKSFLDALEDRKGRNPCQNLESKELTRELAGHLAKLSEKERLVVSLYYYEELTQKEIAEVLEVSEGRVSQLHSQALAKLKVKVRRRPMLGN; encoded by the coding sequence ATGTATTCTGCCACCGCCTACCCGCAGCCGACTGCCAGCGACCAGGAGCGACTCATCATGGATCACCTGCCCCTGGTCCAGTTCCTCGTCGATCGCATGACTACCCAGGTCCCCTCTTTCATGACCCGGGACGACATCACCAGCGCCGCCAGCATGGGCCTGATGGACGCCGCCCGTCGCTTCGACCCGAGCAAAGGCATCCTCTTCAAGACCTTTGCCGAGCGCCGGATCCGGGGGGCCATTTTCGACGAGGTCCGCAAGATGGACTGGTTCTCCCGCTCCATGCGCGACAAGCAGGGGCAGCTGATGAGCACCCTGGAGGATCTCGAGAACCGCCTCGGCCGCTCGCCCGCCGAGGATGAGATCGCCGAGGCCATGGGCCTGGAGCTCGAAGACTACCAGCAGCTGCTCGGCGAGGTCAGCCACCTGGGCTGCGTGAGTCTCAACGAAACCATGGACCAGAACGGAGAGGACGGCAAGAGCTTTCTCGACGCCCTGGAGGACCGCAAGGGGCGCAACCCCTGCCAGAACCTGGAGTCGAAGGAGCTGACCCGGGAGCTGGCAGGGCACCTGGCCAAGCTCTCCGAGAAGGAGCGGCTGGTCGTCTCCCTGTACTACTACGAAGAGCTGACCCAGAAGGAGATCGCCGAGGTGCTGGAGGTTTCCGAAGGGCGGGTTTCCCAACTGCACAGCCAGGCGCTGGCCAAGCTCAAAGTCAAGGTCCGGCGCCGGCCGATGCTGGGCAACTAG
- the flhA gene encoding flagellar biosynthesis protein FlhA, protein MIAALSRNRLSEMLLRSDVLVAAAFMTILLLMIVPLPSVLLDLFLALNITAALLILIISLYSTRALDFAVFPSVLLATTLFRLSLNVASTRLILLHGNEGPGAAGNVIKSFGQFVVGGNFVVGIVIFVILVVINFMVITKGAGRIAEVAARFTLDAMPGKQMAIDADLNAGLINDEEARTRRKDVAQEADFYGAMDGASKFVRGDAIAGIIITLINIGAGFVIGVLQMGMPMASAAQNYTILTVGDGLVGQVPALIISTAAGILVTRTGGEGDLGTEIKAQFFFNPRALWMVAGILFFFALIPGLPHFSFLFLSAGLGAVAYRAEKARRRREVSLREAEERPAPAEPENYEEMMSVDLLELEVGYGLIPFVDASQEGELLNRIRSIRKQFALEMGFIVPPIHIKDNLQLKPNEYAILLKGVRIASAETLPGHCLAMNPGTATETLKGTATVEPAFGLPATWISEDKKELAQIAGYTVVDCTTVMATHVSETIKRHGHELMGRQEAQNLLDNLGKEYPKLVEELVPGLLSLGGVMKVLQNLLREHVSIRDMRTILEALADSAPASQDPDFLTEHVRQGLSRSICSSFAQENTLSLLTLDPALEEAFQDAIVQSGQGSYLALDPGTAQAVVGELSKSVEKFGGGSLPVLLCPPTIRPHVKRLTERFLPNLAVLSHNEIAPHLKIRSLGMVSLNAS, encoded by the coding sequence ATGATCGCCGCACTGAGTCGAAACCGCCTCTCCGAAATGCTTCTGCGCAGCGACGTGCTGGTCGCGGCGGCCTTCATGACCATTCTGCTGCTGATGATCGTGCCGCTGCCGTCGGTGCTGCTCGATCTCTTCCTGGCGCTCAACATCACCGCCGCCCTGCTGATCCTCATCATCTCCCTCTACTCCACCCGGGCCCTGGACTTCGCGGTCTTCCCCTCGGTCCTGCTGGCCACGACCCTCTTCCGGCTCTCTCTCAACGTGGCCTCGACCCGCCTGATTCTGCTCCACGGCAACGAAGGGCCCGGCGCCGCCGGCAACGTCATCAAGTCCTTCGGCCAGTTCGTGGTGGGGGGGAACTTCGTGGTCGGGATCGTCATCTTCGTGATCCTGGTGGTGATCAATTTCATGGTCATCACCAAGGGCGCGGGGCGCATCGCCGAGGTGGCGGCCCGTTTCACACTCGACGCCATGCCCGGCAAGCAGATGGCCATCGACGCCGACCTCAACGCCGGTCTCATCAACGACGAGGAGGCCCGCACCCGGCGCAAGGACGTCGCCCAGGAGGCCGATTTCTACGGGGCCATGGACGGCGCCAGCAAGTTCGTCCGCGGAGACGCCATCGCCGGGATCATTATCACCCTGATCAACATCGGCGCCGGCTTCGTCATCGGGGTCCTGCAGATGGGGATGCCGATGGCGAGCGCGGCCCAGAACTACACGATCCTCACCGTCGGCGACGGGCTGGTGGGCCAGGTGCCCGCCCTGATCATTTCCACCGCCGCCGGCATCCTGGTCACGCGCACCGGCGGCGAAGGAGACCTCGGCACGGAGATCAAGGCGCAGTTCTTCTTCAACCCCAGGGCCCTGTGGATGGTGGCGGGTATTCTGTTCTTCTTCGCCCTGATCCCCGGCCTGCCCCACTTCTCCTTCCTCTTCCTCAGCGCCGGTCTCGGCGCGGTGGCCTATCGCGCCGAGAAGGCCCGCCGCCGGCGGGAAGTCAGCCTCCGCGAGGCGGAGGAGCGCCCGGCTCCGGCCGAGCCGGAGAACTACGAGGAGATGATGAGCGTCGACCTGCTCGAGCTGGAGGTCGGCTACGGGCTGATTCCCTTCGTCGACGCCTCCCAGGAGGGCGAGCTGCTCAACCGGATCCGCTCGATCCGCAAGCAGTTCGCCCTGGAGATGGGCTTCATCGTTCCCCCCATCCACATCAAGGACAACCTTCAGCTCAAGCCCAACGAGTACGCCATCCTTCTCAAGGGGGTGCGCATCGCCAGCGCCGAGACTCTTCCCGGTCATTGCCTGGCCATGAACCCGGGCACCGCCACCGAGACCCTCAAGGGAACGGCGACGGTCGAGCCGGCCTTCGGCCTGCCGGCGACCTGGATTTCCGAAGACAAAAAAGAGCTGGCCCAGATCGCCGGATACACCGTTGTCGACTGCACTACGGTCATGGCCACCCATGTCAGCGAAACCATAAAAAGACACGGTCACGAGCTCATGGGACGCCAAGAGGCACAGAACTTGCTCGATAACCTCGGCAAGGAGTATCCGAAGCTGGTCGAGGAGCTGGTTCCCGGCCTGCTGAGCCTCGGGGGAGTGATGAAAGTGTTGCAGAATCTGCTCAGAGAACACGTCTCCATCAGGGACATGCGGACCATCCTGGAGGCCCTCGCCGACAGCGCGCCGGCCAGCCAGGATCCCGACTTCCTCACCGAGCACGTGCGCCAGGGCCTGAGCCGCTCGATCTGCTCCAGCTTCGCCCAGGAAAACACCCTCTCCCTGCTGACACTGGACCCCGCCCTGGAAGAGGCTTTTCAGGATGCCATCGTCCAGTCGGGCCAGGGGAGCTACCTGGCGCTCGATCCGGGGACGGCCCAGGCCGTCGTCGGGGAGCTGAGCAAGAGCGTGGAGAAGTTCGGCGGCGGCAGCCTGCCGGTGCTCCTCTGCCCGCCAACGATCCGACCCCATGTCAAAAGGTTGACCGAACGGTTCCTGCCCAACCTGGCGGTCCTCTCCCACAACGAGATCGCGCCCCACCTCAAGATACGGTCTCTCGGAATGGTGAGCCTCAATGCAAGTTAA
- the fliR gene encoding flagellar biosynthetic protein FliR yields the protein MEPFVIPLAKFQLFLVCAARVGALMATLPVFGSCTAPVRVRIGLAVFMALLVFPVVEGYLPPADFGPGTLAVLVVSETLLGVMVGFTARLVFTAVELGGTIIGYQMGFAAANVYDPQNQRQVSLVSQFQNILAILIFLALDVHHLFLRAIVRSYDFLSPGQLDLGGGAVPFLMGLAGQMFSLGVQFSAPILAVLLLSGLVLGILARVFPQLNVFLLSFPLNIGISLLVIGLTLPLVVSLLGREFAALQDRVLFLFQAL from the coding sequence GTGGAGCCCTTCGTCATCCCCCTCGCCAAGTTCCAGCTCTTTCTGGTGTGCGCCGCCCGGGTGGGGGCCCTGATGGCGACCCTGCCCGTCTTCGGCAGCTGCACCGCCCCGGTCCGGGTGCGCATCGGGCTGGCGGTCTTCATGGCTCTGTTGGTCTTCCCCGTGGTGGAGGGCTACCTGCCCCCTGCGGATTTCGGCCCGGGGACCCTGGCCGTGCTCGTGGTCAGCGAGACCCTCCTGGGGGTCATGGTCGGCTTCACCGCCCGGCTCGTCTTCACCGCGGTGGAGCTCGGGGGGACGATCATCGGCTACCAGATGGGCTTCGCCGCGGCCAACGTCTACGATCCCCAGAACCAGCGCCAGGTCTCCCTGGTCTCCCAGTTCCAGAACATCCTGGCGATCCTGATTTTTCTCGCCCTGGACGTCCACCACCTCTTCCTTCGAGCGATCGTGCGGTCCTACGACTTTCTGAGCCCGGGCCAGCTCGACCTGGGCGGCGGCGCGGTCCCCTTCCTGATGGGCCTGGCCGGCCAGATGTTCTCTCTCGGGGTCCAGTTCAGCGCCCCCATCCTGGCGGTGCTCCTGTTGTCGGGGCTGGTGCTGGGAATCCTGGCCCGGGTCTTTCCCCAGCTCAACGTCTTCCTCCTCTCCTTTCCCCTGAACATCGGCATCTCCCTGCTGGTCATCGGATTGACACTCCCCCTGGTGGTCTCCCTGCTCGGGCGCGAGTTCGCCGCCCTGCAGGATCGCGTCCTCTTTCTCTTTCAGGCCCTTTAG
- a CDS encoding MinD/ParA family protein has product METAMLRQEKFDQADTLRSLTGQRSGSTSGQSLRRGAARVISVTSGKGGVGKTAVTTNVAVALARQGQRVLIIDADLGLANIDVMFGLTPQYTLNHYFSGEKGLSEILVEGPEGIHILPAGSGVQAVTRLDREQKMCFINEMEALDSDFDVVLIDTEAGISENVTYFNTAAQEILVVTAPEPTAITDAYALMKLLSTRYQEKRFKLVVNSVRSGEEGLEVYRKLTMVSSRYLDISIDYLGGIPFDRRMRESITRQKAIVELFPNIKASCAFEALAKNLAAPQHSSQPKGGVEFFWRRLLSMGQEG; this is encoded by the coding sequence ATGGAAACTGCGATGTTGCGACAGGAAAAATTCGATCAGGCCGACACCTTGAGGTCCCTCACCGGGCAGCGCTCAGGCTCGACCTCGGGACAATCCCTGCGCCGGGGGGCGGCCCGGGTGATTTCCGTCACCAGCGGCAAGGGCGGGGTCGGCAAGACCGCGGTCACCACCAACGTGGCCGTGGCCCTGGCCAGGCAGGGGCAGCGGGTGCTGATCATCGATGCCGACCTGGGTCTGGCCAACATCGACGTGATGTTCGGCCTCACCCCCCAGTACACCCTGAATCACTATTTTTCGGGGGAAAAGGGGCTGAGCGAGATCCTCGTCGAGGGGCCGGAGGGGATTCACATCCTTCCCGCCGGCTCCGGGGTGCAGGCCGTCACCCGCCTCGACCGCGAGCAGAAGATGTGTTTCATCAACGAGATGGAGGCCCTGGACAGCGACTTCGACGTGGTCCTCATCGATACCGAGGCGGGCATCTCCGAGAACGTGACCTATTTCAACACCGCCGCCCAGGAGATCCTCGTGGTCACCGCCCCGGAGCCGACCGCCATCACCGACGCCTACGCCCTCATGAAGCTGCTCTCCACCCGCTACCAGGAAAAGCGCTTCAAGCTGGTGGTCAACTCGGTGAGGAGCGGCGAGGAGGGGTTGGAGGTCTACCGCAAGCTGACCATGGTCTCGAGCCGCTACCTGGACATCTCCATCGACTACCTGGGCGGCATCCCCTTCGACAGGCGGATGCGCGAGTCGATTACCCGGCAGAAGGCCATTGTCGAGCTTTTCCCCAACATCAAGGCCAGCTGCGCCTTCGAGGCCCTTGCCAAGAACCTGGCTGCCCCCCAGCACAGTTCCCAGCCCAAGGGAGGCGTGGAGTTTTTCTGGAGGAGGCTTCTTTCAATGGGACAGGAGGGATAG